Proteins encoded in a region of the Planococcus shixiaomingii genome:
- a CDS encoding PilW family protein: protein MKNQRGITLVELLATLAIAGIITVLIVSVLSTGTNATHRTTMKQHLQQEANYIVEVIRSEYLKIDNPEIQLEVEGTGNQQKLKMGSEIISQGYTYSLISPAAGSINPEEDTIFQLELSAPGTKPYTIKTKFSKLR from the coding sequence ATGAAGAATCAAAGAGGAATTACATTGGTAGAGCTCTTAGCTACACTTGCCATTGCAGGAATTATTACAGTTTTGATTGTCTCTGTTTTATCAACTGGAACAAATGCAACGCATCGAACTACGATGAAACAACACTTACAACAAGAGGCAAATTATATAGTTGAAGTAATTAGAAGCGAATACTTAAAAATTGATAATCCGGAAATTCAGCTTGAAGTAGAAGGCACTGGTAATCAGCAAAAGTTGAAAATGGGTTCAGAAATAATATCCCAAGGTTATACTTACAGCTTAATTTCTCCTGCAGCTGGATCTATTAATCCCGAAGAAGATACCATCTTTCAGCTTGAACTGTCAGCTCCAGGCACTAAACCTTATACGATTAAAACTAAGTTCAGTAAATTAAGGTAA
- the pheT gene encoding phenylalanine--tRNA ligase subunit beta encodes MLVSLKWLKDYVNTQDLPAQELAEKITRSGIEVDAVIDRSHGMTNVVVGYVETCEKHPEADKLSICQVNVGEETTQIICGAPNIAAGQKVIVARPGAELPGDIKIKKAKLRGQESNGMICSLQELGIESKLVPKAYAEGIYVLPEDAEVGTDVILNFNLDDTVLELGLTPNRADAMSMLGVAYEVGAILTEEVQLPEISYPEAVEKAESMLTLHVDAPEANPLYVAKVIRNIKVQESPMWLQQRLMAAGVRPLNNVVDVTNYILMEYGQPLHAFDYDSLGTGNITVRHAKDGEKITTLDDQERTLSAHNLVITNGEKPVALAGVMGAANSEVSDSTTTVVLESAYFASGSVRQTSKDHGLRSDASSRFEKGVDPNRVVPAAERAAGLLAELAGGEVLAGSVIFDELDRAEKIVTVSPDFINQRLGMKIRFEDMLDILSRLKFKTEAVNGQLVISVPTRRQDIQIEEDVVEEIARLYGYDEIPATLPEMETTPGGLTPYQSKRRIVRALLEGAGLLQATTYSLTSEKSAKQFALTETETTKLLMPMSEERSILRQSLLPHLLDSVSYNTARRSDSVALYETGSVFLKTDDELLNEEEHLAVAMTGLWLDHSWQGERKEVDFYVLKGIVESLAEKLNVELTFERGGMDGLHPGRTAFIMHDGKRIGIIGQLHPTEQKARDLKTTIVMEMNLVELLEKNSEALVYTPVPRYPSISRDIALVLSKIVEAGTVENVIRAAGGKLLKDVQVFDLYEGDKMEPGKKSVAFSLTYFDPEKTLTDEEVTAVHEKILRALAEVGAELRS; translated from the coding sequence ATGCTCGTATCTTTAAAATGGTTAAAAGACTATGTAAATACACAAGACCTTCCGGCACAAGAGCTGGCTGAAAAAATTACCCGTTCAGGCATCGAGGTGGATGCGGTAATCGATCGGTCACATGGCATGACAAATGTCGTAGTCGGTTATGTAGAAACGTGCGAAAAGCATCCGGAAGCGGATAAATTGTCGATTTGCCAAGTGAATGTCGGCGAAGAAACAACACAAATCATTTGCGGCGCTCCAAATATCGCAGCTGGCCAAAAAGTGATCGTGGCCCGTCCTGGTGCAGAATTGCCGGGCGACATCAAAATCAAAAAAGCGAAACTTCGCGGACAAGAATCGAATGGCATGATCTGCTCGCTTCAAGAGCTTGGCATTGAAAGCAAACTCGTACCAAAAGCTTATGCAGAAGGCATTTATGTATTGCCGGAAGATGCTGAAGTCGGAACGGACGTCATCTTGAATTTTAATTTGGATGATACGGTATTAGAGCTAGGGCTTACACCGAACCGTGCAGACGCTATGAGCATGCTCGGTGTGGCTTATGAAGTAGGCGCGATCTTGACTGAAGAAGTCCAGTTGCCTGAAATTTCCTATCCGGAAGCTGTGGAAAAAGCGGAATCCATGCTGACACTTCATGTGGACGCTCCGGAAGCAAATCCGCTATATGTCGCAAAAGTGATCCGCAACATCAAAGTCCAAGAATCGCCGATGTGGCTCCAGCAGCGACTGATGGCTGCAGGTGTGCGACCGCTTAATAACGTTGTGGATGTTACCAATTATATTTTGATGGAATATGGCCAGCCGCTTCACGCGTTTGACTATGATTCGCTTGGAACAGGAAATATCACGGTTCGCCACGCTAAAGATGGCGAGAAAATTACAACTCTTGATGATCAGGAACGGACATTGTCTGCGCATAACTTGGTCATTACAAATGGAGAAAAGCCGGTTGCACTAGCGGGAGTAATGGGGGCAGCTAATTCTGAAGTGAGCGATTCGACTACGACGGTTGTCCTGGAATCCGCATATTTCGCATCCGGTTCTGTCCGTCAAACATCGAAAGACCATGGACTTCGCAGCGATGCAAGTTCACGCTTTGAAAAGGGCGTCGATCCAAACCGGGTTGTTCCGGCAGCAGAGCGTGCAGCAGGCTTGCTTGCGGAACTCGCTGGCGGGGAAGTGCTGGCAGGGTCCGTCATTTTTGACGAACTTGACCGCGCAGAAAAAATCGTTACCGTGTCTCCGGACTTTATTAATCAACGGCTAGGCATGAAAATCCGCTTTGAAGACATGCTGGATATTTTAAGCCGCCTGAAATTCAAAACAGAAGCGGTAAACGGCCAATTGGTCATTTCCGTGCCGACGCGCCGCCAAGATATCCAAATCGAAGAAGATGTCGTGGAAGAAATCGCACGCCTTTACGGCTATGATGAAATTCCAGCCACGCTTCCAGAAATGGAAACAACGCCAGGCGGCTTGACGCCATACCAGTCAAAACGCCGTATTGTCCGTGCTCTATTAGAAGGAGCAGGATTGCTTCAAGCGACGACGTATTCACTGACTTCCGAAAAATCAGCGAAGCAATTCGCCTTGACGGAAACCGAAACAACGAAATTATTGATGCCGATGAGTGAAGAACGCAGCATCCTTCGCCAAAGCCTGCTTCCGCATTTATTGGATTCGGTATCGTACAACACAGCAAGAAGAAGCGATTCGGTGGCGCTGTATGAAACCGGATCGGTATTCTTGAAAACCGACGACGAATTGCTGAATGAAGAAGAGCATTTGGCAGTGGCGATGACGGGCCTATGGCTTGATCACAGCTGGCAAGGCGAACGCAAAGAAGTCGATTTCTACGTGCTAAAAGGCATCGTGGAAAGCTTAGCGGAGAAATTGAACGTGGAGCTGACGTTTGAACGCGGAGGGATGGATGGCCTTCATCCAGGAAGAACGGCTTTCATCATGCACGATGGCAAACGCATTGGTATAATCGGCCAGCTTCATCCTACTGAACAAAAAGCGCGCGACCTAAAAACCACCATCGTTATGGAAATGAATTTAGTAGAGTTGCTGGAGAAAAATTCGGAAGCGCTCGTTTACACACCAGTGCCTCGCTACCCATCCATTTCACGGGACATCGCACTTGTACTGTCAAAAATCGTTGAAGCGGGAACTGTGGAAAACGTGATTCGCGCTGCTGGTGGAAAATTGCTGAAAGATGTCCAGGTCTTTGACTTGTATGAAGGCGACAAAATGGAACCGGGTAAGAAATCAGTAGCCTTCTCCTTGACGTATTTCGATCCGGAGAAGACGTTGACTGACGAAGAAGTAACGGCAGTACATGAGAAAATACTGCGTGCTCTAGCGGAAGTTGGCGCGGAGTTAAGAAGTTAA
- a CDS encoding type IV pilus modification PilV family protein, which translates to MKGKFRSEYGMTLVELLAAIVLLGIVLVAFMSFFTQSAKFTAHNHETLTAIQVAEEVVADVRGIKKLEDLKKLNNTLQNRKIIDDINYLPYIVIIEEKDAPTSVNLKLKKAVITVKSAPGAGINEPEFITEMYFKVAP; encoded by the coding sequence ATGAAAGGGAAATTTCGAAGTGAATATGGTATGACTTTAGTGGAGTTATTGGCAGCCATTGTACTTCTTGGAATAGTGCTGGTAGCATTCATGTCATTCTTTACGCAATCTGCAAAATTTACAGCTCATAATCACGAAACTTTGACTGCAATTCAAGTTGCAGAAGAAGTAGTGGCTGATGTTCGAGGCATAAAAAAATTAGAAGACTTAAAAAAACTCAACAATACACTTCAAAACAGAAAAATTATCGACGATATAAATTATCTGCCTTACATAGTGATAATAGAAGAAAAAGATGCACCAACTTCAGTAAATTTAAAATTGAAAAAAGCAGTAATTACTGTTAAATCAGCTCCTGGAGCCGGAATTAACGAACCTGAGTTTATTACAGAAATGTATTTTAAGGTGGCGCCATGA